The following is a genomic window from Serratia ficaria.
AGCCGCCCGTGGCTAACCGGCAGCGTCAAGGTCGCGCCCAGCAACGAGGATTTGATGTGCGCCGGCATGTCGTCCGGCCCTTCGTAGTCATGCTGATAGGGTGCGTTTTCCGGCACCTGACGCAGGAAATGCTGCTCCATATCGGCTCGCACCGTGGGATCGCAGTTCTCGTTGAGCGTCAGCGAGGCCGAGGTATGCTGCAACAACAGATGCAGCAGGCCGGTTTGCAGGCGGTGTAAGTGGGTTAACTGGTCGACTATCTCTTCGGTAACCAGATGAAAACCACGCGCTTTAGCGCTGAGGATAAGCGTTTGCTGATGCCACATGAGTGAGCGCCCCTCAATCAGTATATTCTCTATCCGGTTTGCGGCAACTGCGGCGGCAAACCGACAACAAAAAAGGAGCGATATCGCTATCGCTCCTTTGCGAACTTCGGTTAACCCTAACAGGCTTTACTGCACTGCGGCAAATGCCTCGGCCACCTGGTGCACGTTGTTGTGGTTCAGGCCGGCGACGCACATGCGGCCGCTGTGGATCAGATAGACGCCAAACTCTTCGCGCAGGCGATCGACCTGCGCCGCGCTGAAGCCGGTGTAGCTGAACATGCCGCGCTGTTCCAGCAGGTAGTCGAAGTTGCGCTGCGGCAGCGCGTTTTTCAACGCCTCCACCAGCGTTTTGCGCATTTCGAGGATGCGGGTGCGCATGTTTTCCACTTCGTCCAGCCACTGGGCTTTCAGCTGCGCGTCGTTCAACACCTTGGCCACCACCTGCGCGCCGAAGTTCGGCGGGCTGGAGTAGTTGCGGCGCACGGTCGCCTTCAGCTGGCCCAGCACGCGGCCGGCCGCCTCTTCGCTTTCGCACACCACCGACAGGCCGCCGACGCGCTCGCCGTACAGCGAGAAGATTTTCGAGAACGAGTTGCTCACCAGGCACGGCAGGCCCGCCGCGGCGATGGCGCGAATGGCGTAGGCGTCCTGATCCATGCCGCCGCCAAAGCCCTGATAGGCGATGTCGAGGAACGGGATCAGCGCGCGATCGGCAATCACCTTGACCACCTCGTCCCATTGGGCGGCGGTCAGATCGGAGCCGGTCGGGTTGTGGCAGCACGGGTGCAGCAGCGCAATGCTGTGCTGCGGCAGCTGCCGCAAGGCGCTCAGCATGGCGTCGAACTTCACGCCCAGGCTTTCGGCGTCGAAGTACGGGTAGGTGTTCACCTTGAAGCCGGCGCCGCCGAAGATGGCGACGTGGTTTTCCCAGGTCGGGTCGCTGACCCACACCTGCGAATCCGGGAAATAGCTTTTCAGGAAGTCGGCGCCCACTTTCAACGCGCCGGAGCCGCCGACGGTCTGAATGGTGGCGATGCGCCCCTGCTGCAGCATCGGGTGCTGCGCGCCGAACAGCAGCTGCTGGATGGCGGTGCGGTAAGGCTGCAGGCCTTCCATCGGCAGATACACCGACGCGCCGTGCTCGACGCTGTTCAGCTGCGCTTCCGCCGCGGCGACCGCCCGCATCTGCGGGATGATGCCCTGCTCGTTGTAGTACAGACCGATACTCAGGTTCACCTTGTGCGCACGCGGGTCTTTTTTGAATTTTTCCATCAGCGACAGAATAGGATCGCCGGCATAGGCGTCAACGTTCTGGAACACGGGGTTATTCTCCTGGATTAGGGTGGTTTGGGCACAGCGTTACGTTCCTAATATAGACGTAAAACCGCCTGCGGTTTTAGCTTTATCTCGCCACCGGCAACAAACCGTTTTCCTTGATCCTGTTCAGCACCACCGCCGTTTTGATATGCGCCACGCTTTTGTGCTGCGACAGCGTCTGGCTGATGAAATCGCTCAGCGCCGGCAGATCCGCCACCGCCACCTTCAGCAGGTAGTCGGCGTCGCCGGTGGTTTTGTAGGCGTCAAGGACCGCGTCCACCTCTTCCAGCATCTGATGAAAACTGTCGATCTGCTCCTGCGCGTGGGTGATCAGGCTGACCTCGATCAGCCCCACCAGGCCCAGCCCGACCGCTTCCGGCGCCAGGCGCGCATGGTAGCCGCGGATCAGCTGCGCCTGCTCCAGGCTGATGCGCCGCCGCGAACATTGCGAAGCCGACAACCCCACCAGCTCGCTCAGCTCCTGATTGGTCAGACGGCCGTTGGCCTGTAACAGCGTCAGGATTTTCATATCAAAATCGTCAATGTTGTACATAGCCACCTGTAAACTGTGTTAATAAATGTTGACGTTACAGCCTATCAGTTTTTTTGCCGTTGCCGGCATCACACCGTGGCGCTTACGCCGCGTACAGCAGCAACGCCGGGCATTTTCGCCGGTTAATGGCATAAAAGACGGGTAATTCATGCAAGCAAACAACAATTAACGGCTAAGTAACGCATAAAACCACGAATGTATAAAAAGGAAGCCTGATGAAAAAGCTACTCCCTCTCGCTCTGCTGGTCGCCGCCGGGAGCGCCAGCGCCCAATCCCATCTGGACAAGGTGGTGCAGCAAAAAACGCTGGAAGTCTGCACCACCGGCGACTACAAGCCCTACACCTTCCTGCAGGAGGACGGCAGCTACCGGGGCATCGATATCGACATGGCCGAATCGCTGGCCAAAAGCCTGGGCGCCAAGGTGAAGTGGGTGAAAACCAGCTGGAAAACCCTGACCCCGGACTTCGTCTCCGGCAAGTGCGACATCGCCATGGGCGGCATCTCGGTAACGCTGGAGCGGCAAAAGCAGGTGTTCTTCGCCGACAAGCTGGATACCGACGGCAAGATCCCGCTGGTGCGCTGCACCGACGTGAAGAAATACCGCACTATCGAGCAGATCAACAGGCCGTCGGTGCGCCTGCTGGAGCCGGCGGGCGGCACCAACGAAGCCTTTGTGCACGCCTATCTGCCGAAAGCCAAGCTGACGCTGACCCACGATAACGTCGGTATTTTCCAACAGCTGGTGGACCGCAAGGCGGACGTGATGATCACCGACGCCTCCGAGGCGCTGTATCAGCAGAAACGTTATCCGAAGCTGTGCGCGGTCAACCCCAAGAAGCCGATGCAATACGGCGAGAAGGCCTACATGCTGCCGCGCGACGATTTGAGCTGGAAACTGTATGTGGATCAGTGGCTGCACCTGGCCAAGGCGACCGGCGAGTATCAGAAAATTATCGATAAATGGCTGGCGGCGAACAAGTGACGCCGTGATGAGCGGGGCCGGCGCAAACCGGCCCCGGCGGCGGCTCAATCGCCGATGTATTCCATCGCCACGCGCTGCGTCAGCTTGGTGATCAGTTCGTAGGCGCTGATGCCGGTACAGGCGGCGATGCGCTCGACCGGCAGCTCTCTGCCCCACAGCACCGCCTCATCGCCGACCTTGTCGCCGGCGTCCGGCCCGAGATCGACAGAGATCATGTCCATCGACACCCGCCCGACGATCGGCACTTCGCGCCCGTTCAGCCACACCGGCGTGCCGGTTGGCGCGCTGCGCGGATAGCCGTCGCCATAGCCCATCGCCACCACCCCCAATCGGGTGTCGCGCTGGCTCACCCAGGTGCCGCCGTAACCGACCGACTCGCCGGCCTGGTGCTCGCGCACCGCAATCAGGCTGGACTTCAGCGTCATCGCCGGCTGCAGCCGGTACTGGCTGCCGCTGGCGCTCTCCAGCGGCGAAACGCCATACAGGATAATGCCCGGACGCACCCACTCGTTATGCGCGTCCGGCCACAGCAGGGTGCCGCCGGAAGCGGCGATCGAGCGCTGCCCCGGCTTGCCGCGGGCAAACTGTTCGAAGCAGGCGATTTGTTTCAGGGTAGCGTCAGACTCCGGCTCGTCGGCGCGGCTGAAGTGGCTCATGATGTTGACCGGCTGCGCCACGTTGCGGCAGGCGCACAGGCGCCGGTAAAACGCCTCCGCCTGCTCGGGGCGCACGCCCAGGCGATGCATGCCAGTATCCAGCTTCATCCACACCGGCACCGGGCGCGCCAGTTCGGCCCGCTCCAGCGCTTCCAGCTGTTCGATGCTGTGCACCGCGGTGTCGATGTTGTTCGCCACCAGCACCGGCAGGTCCTCGGCGGAGAAGAAGCCTTCCAGCAGCAGGATCGGTTTGACGATGCCGCCGGAGCGCAGCATCAGCGCTTCGCCGATGCGCGCCACGCCGTAGCAGTCGGCGTCTTGCAGGGTATGGGCCGTTTCCAGCAGGCCGTGTCCATAAGCGTTTGCTTTCACAACGGCAATCAGGCGGCTTTGCGGCGCCTGGCGGCGCACCTGTTGCAGATTGTGTCGCAGAGCGCGGCGGTCGATTACAGCGGTTGCCGCTTTCATTTCAGTTCCTTAACGGGTTATTCGTCATCGTATTGCGGCCCCGCGTAGTTGTCGAAGCGCGACCACTGGCCGTTAAAGGTAAGGCGCACGGTGCCGATCGGGCCGTTACGCTGCTTACCCAAAATAATTTCAGCGATGCCTTTCAGATCGCTGTTCTCGTGATAAACCTCGTCACGGTAGATGAACATGATCAGGTCGGCGTCCTGCTCGATCGAGCCGGACTCACGCAGGTCGGAGTTGACCGGGCGCTTATCGGCGCGCTGCTCCAGGCTACGGTTCAGCTGCGACAGCGCCACCACCGGCACCTGCAGCTCTTTCGCCAGCGCCTTCAGCGAGCGGGAAATTTCGGCGATCTCCAGCGTACGGTTGTCGGACAAGGCCGGCACGCGCATCAGCTGCAGGTAGTCGATCATGATCAGGCTGAGGCCGTCGTGTTCGCGGAAAATGCGGCGCGCGCGGGAACGCACTTCGGTTGGCGTCAGGCCGGAGGAGTCGTCGATGTACATGTTGCGCTTCTCCAGCAGGATGCCCATGGTGCTGGAAATGCGCGCCCAGTCCTCGTCATCGAGCTGGCCGGTACGGATGCGCGTCTGATCGACGCGCGACAGCGACGCCAGCATACGCATCATGATCTGGTTGCCGGGCATCTCGAGGCTAAAGATCAGCACCGGCTTTTCCTGCGTCATCGCCGCATGTTCGCACAGGTTCATGGCGAAGGTGGTTTTACCCATCGACGGGCGGGCGGCGACGATGATCAGGTCGGATTTTTGCAGGCCGGCGGTTTTCTTGTTGAGGTCCTGATAGCCGGTATCCACCCCCGTCACGCCGTCGTGCGGCTGCTGATACAGCTGTTCGATGCGCGAAACGGTGTCTTCCAGGATGCGTTCGATGCCCTTCGGGCCTTCGTCCTTGCTGGCGCGGTTTTCGGCAATCTGGAAAACCCGCGACTCCGCCAGATCGAGCAAGTCTTCGCTGCTGCGCCCCTGCGGATCGTAACCGGCGTCGGCGATCTCGTTGGCCACCGAGATCATCTCGCGCACCACCGCGCGTTCGCGCACGATGTCGGCATAGGCGCCGATGTTGGCGGCGCTCGGGGTGTTTTTCGACAGCTCGGCCAGATAGGCGAAGCCGCCGACCGAATCCAGCTCGCCCTTCTGCTCCAGCGATTCGGACAGGGTGATCAGATCTATGGGCTTGCTCATTTCCAGCAGCCGCTGCATCTCGGTAAAGATCAGGCGGTGCGGACGGCTGAAGAAGTCGTTGGCGACCACGCGTTCGGCCACGTTATCCCAGCGTTCGTTGTCCAGCATCAAACCGCCCAACACCGACTGCTCGGCCTCCAGCGAATGCGGCGGCATCTTCAGCCCTTCCATCTGGCGATCTCGTGGCCGTTCTCTGGCTTCGTCAGCGTTGGTTCTGTTGGTTGGTTTTTTTCCTGCCATGAAGCGTATTCTTTATCCGGTTGCGAATGAAGGATCCTGACGCGAGAGTATACGTGATTTTTATTCGTGATTCCCGCGGCATAACCGATGCAAAAAAGGTATTGAACCCGGCGCGGGCGAACTGGATCTCCGATACTAAAAAGAATAGGGTGAAATCAGACACTCCAACGAGGTAACGACATGGCAAAGCGCATTCAATTCTCCGCCACCGGCGGGCCGGAAGTGCTGCAATACGTTGATTTCACGCCGCGCGATCCGGCGGCCGGCGAGGTGCAGGTCGAGAATAAGGCGATCGGCATCAACTACATCGACACCTACGTGCGCAGCGGCCTGTACGCCCCCGCCAGCCTGCCGAGCGGGCTGGGCACCGAGGCCGCCGGCGTGGTGGTCAAGGTCGGCGCCGGCGTCAGCGCGGTAAAACCGGGCGACCGGGTGGTGTACGCCCAGTCGGCGCTCGGCGCCTACAGCGAGATCCACAACGTGCCGGAGGAAAAAGTGGCGCTCTTGCCGCACAACCTGAGCTTTGAGCAGGGCGCCGCCGCCTTCCTGAAAGGGCTGACGGTGCACTATCTGCTGCGCCAGACTCACGAAGTGCAGCCGGGCGAAGTGTTCCTGTTCCATGCCGCGGCCGGCGGCGTCGGGCTGATCGCCTGCCAGTGGGCCAAGGCGCTCGGCGCCCGCTTGATCGGCAGCGTCGGCTCGGACGAAAAGGCCGCGCTCGCCAAACAGGCCGGCGCCTGGGCGACCATCAACTACCATAAGGAAGATATCGCCCAGCGAGTGGCCGAGCTGACGCAGGGCGAGAAAGTCGGCGTGGTGTACGACTCGGTAGGGAAAAGCACCTGGCAGGCCTCGCTCAACAGCCTCAAGCGCCGCGGCCTGATGGTCAGCTTCGGCAACGCCTCCGGCCCGGTAACCGGCGTCGATCTGGCGCTGTTGAACCAGAAAGGCTCGCTGTACGTCACCCGTCCTTCCCTCAACGGCTATATCACCAACCGCGCCGAGCTGCAGTACGCCAGCAATGAGCTGTTCTCGCTGATCGGCAGCGGCGCCATCAAGGTGGAAGTGAAGGAACAGCAGAAATTCGCGCTGGCCGACGCGCAACGCGCGCACCAGGTGCTGGAAAGCCGCAGCACCAGCGGCTCCAGCCTGTTGATCCCCTGATTACCGCCAAAAGAAAAGGGCTCCGTAAGGAGCCCTTTCTGTTACTGCGCTTTGTAGGGGTAGAGCAGAGTCCGCCAGAGACAGGGGGTTGCTTCGGCAACGCTATTATTGGATTGTCTCTCGCGGTGATGAAATCGGTCGCATCACTGCATCGGCGATTATCCTAACAGCCCCCCAACGCAAAAAACACGCTTTATGTGCCACCCGCGCGGTTAAAACTGCCAAGCTGTGATCGCCGCCGCATTAGTCATGCCGCCGTTACCTGAATTTCATCGTGACTGTCTGATTGTTCGACAAAAATCAGTAGCGCCTGATCGGGGACTTCTGCATCGAACGGTAGATCCACACGCCCACCACCGCCAGGATCAGCCAAGGCAGCAGCTTGAAAACCATAGCGAACAGCCCGCCAAGCAGCATGAAGGCCGCCGCCGCCAACAGCGCGGCCAACACGCCCAGCAGCGAAATGCCGGTCACCATCAGCATCACCACAAAGCCAACGAGAAAGAAGAGTTCTAACATGATTGCTCCTTCGCAACGCAACGTATCTGCTGAGTTATTACAAGAAGCGTGCCAGAACGGCGTAAAATATAACTCATTGAAATATTTGGATAGGCATACAGCAAGACGCTGAATGCCTGGCGAGAAAGACTAACTGTTAGTCAAATTCTTTAGGGGTTATGCCACCTCGGTACGCGGCAGGCGCACCAGATCCAGCGCCGCTTCCACTACCCGCACGTCGGCACCCGGCTTGTGGGCGTTCTCGCTCAGGTGGCGACGCCACTGGCGCGCGCCCGGCACGCCCTGGAACAGGCCGAGGATATGGCGGGTGATATGGCCCAGATAGGTGCCGTTGGACAGCTCGCGCTCGATGTACGGGTACAGCGATTCGATAATCGCCACGCTGTCCTGCACTTCGCTCCGCGCGCCGAACAGTTCGCTGTCGACCCGCGCCAAAATGCCCGGGTTCTGGTAAGCCTCGCGGCCCATCATCACGCCGTCCAGGTGCTGCAGGTGCTGCCGCGCCTCTTCCAGCGTCTTCACGCCGCCGTTGATGGCGATGGTCAGCGCCGGGAAGTCGCGCTTCAGCCGGTACACCCGCGGGTAGTCCAGCGGCGGCACTTCGCGGTTCTCTTTCGGGCTGAGGCCGGAGAGCCAGGCCTTGCGCGCATGGATGGTGAACATGTCGCATTCGCCGCGGCCGGCGACGGTGGCAATGAAATCGCACAGGAACTCATAGCTGTCCTGCTCGTCGATGCCGATGCGCGTCTTGACCGTGACCGGGATCGACACCGCATCGCGCATCGCCTTGATGCAGTCGGCGACCAGCGTCGCCTGGCCCATCAGGCAGGCGCCGAACATGCCGTTCTGCACCCGGTCGGACGGGCAGCCGACGTTGAGGTTGATCTCGTCATAGCCGCGCTGTTCAGCCAATTTGGCGCAGTGCGCCAGCGCCGCCGGATCGCTGCCGCCCAGCTGCAGCGCCACCGGATGCTCTTCTTCGCTGTAAGCCAGGTAGTCGCCCTTGCCGTGGATAATCGCGCCGGTGGTCACCATCTCGGTGTACAGCAGCGTTTCCTTGGTCAGCAGGCGGTGGAAGTAACGGCAATGACGGTCGGTCCAGTCGAGCATCGGCGCGATGGAAAAACGATTGGCGGCGTAGGTTGGGGCGTGGTTGTCTTTCGTCATGCTGGGTTACTGGCTACCTGAGTCTGTCTGGGTTCAACGAACGGCGTAGTGCCGCAAACGGCTATTATAACGACAATCGTCGCCGTTGGGAAAACCCCCGCACCGGCCGCCGCCGCCCACAGGCGGAAAAAAGTTGTGATATGCCTCTCATTTATGACCGTTCACGCCGCGATATTTGCCTTCTGGTGCGCCGTAGTCAGGGGAAAAGGGGCCAACTCTCGGCGATTCGCCGTAATCATGTTAAAATCGCTTTTTTACGTACCGGGATATTTGCGATGAACTCAACCACCCAGGAAAAGCTGCTGGCGCAGGCTGAACAGCTCTGCCAGCAACGCAATGTGCGATTGACGCCGCAACGGCTGGAAGTGTTGCGCCTGATGGCGCAGCAGCCCGGTGCCATCAGCGCTTACGACCTGCTCGACCTGCTGCGCGTCGTCGAACCGCAGGCCAAGCCGCCAACGGTCTACCGCGCGCTGGATTTCCTGCTCGAGCAAGGGTTTATCCACCGGGTGGAATCCGCCAACAGCTATGTGTTGTGCCACCATTTTGAACAGCCGATGCATACCTCCGCGCTGTTTATTTGCGATCGCTGCGGGCAGGTGACCGAACGCACCACCGAAGGCGTAGAAGATACGCTGCAAAAATTGGCGCAAGAGTCAGGGTTCGCGCTGCGCCACAGCGTGGTGGAAGCCCACGGCCTGTGCGCCGGCTGCGTTGAGGTTGAGGCCTGCGACAGCAAGCATGATTGCGGCGAACACGATCACAGCATCGCCATCAAGAAGAAATAGGCGGGATCAGGTACCTCCCTGTACCTGCGGCCATGGCGCCAAGGGGGGAAACGCCAGGCCATCAATGGCAGCTTCCGGCCGCAATCCGCAGCGGCCCGTCGCGCTACCAGCGATACTTGTTGTGATCTTCCCAGGACTTCACTTCTTTCTCGGCCGCCTCTTTCTGGTAGCCATAGCGCTCCTGGATTTTGCCGACAAGCTGTTCGCGTTTCCCTTCGATAACCGCCAGATCGTCATCGGTCAGCTTGCCCCATTGTTCCTTCACTTTCCCTTTAAACTGCTTCCAGTTACCGTCGGCTTGATCTTTGTTCATAGTCTCTCCGTTAACCTGTGGTGAATCAGTTTCAGATCCTGCTGGCCGGGCGCATTACTCAGTAATTTTTATGGTTTATATGCGCTAACCAAAGGGGCGCCGCTCCCCTGCTCACGTCGCCAGCCACATGATTAAGTATAGAATCAGATAGCGACAAATAAAAAGTAAGCAGAATTTAAATCCATTCAAACTTCGTATAACAGTAGAAAACGCCGAAAAACAGCCTGCTAACGGGTTAAGTTCGGCAACGAAAACATGTAACTAAATATGAATTAAAACATAAATAAAATTAATGATTTTGCGTCATTCAGCATCGACTATGTCGCTGAAAACCAGCTGCCGCGCACCCGGTGGCGATGCCAGATCCAACCCAGAGAGAGGCCGCGCAGCGAGAGAAAGACCGCCAGTGCCAGCCACAGCCCATGGTTGCCCAGCAGCGGCACGCTGAACAAGGTGAGCCCATAACCTGCCGCCGCCACCGCCATGCTGTTGCGCATTTCCGCGCCGCGGGTGGCGCCGATAAACATGCCGTCCAGCAGGTAGCACCATACGCCGACCAACGGCAGCGCCACCTGCCACGGCAGATAGTGATTGGCCAACGCGCGCAGCTCCGGCAGCGAGGTCAGCGCCGCCACGATCTGCTGGCCGGCAACGGCGTAAGCCGCGCCAAAGGCCAGGGCCACCAGGCAGGCCTGACGGCAGGCGGCGCGCCATATCCTCCTCAGCTGGCGGTCGTCGCGGGCGCCGTAGGCGTGGCCCGAATGCGCCTCCACCGCGTAAGCGAAACCGTCCAGCGCATAGGCGGTAAAGGTGAGCAGGTTCATCAGCACCGCATTCACCGCCACCACTTCGCTGCCAAGGCGCGCGCCAAAAATGGTCAGAGAGGCGAAGCACAGCTGCAGCAACAGCGAGCGCAGCATAATGTCGCGGTTTAGCGCCAGCAGGCGCCGCAGGTTACCGCGCCAGGCCTGCTGCAGCATCGGCGGTGAAATGCCGCGCAGCCGCATCACGCGCCACGACAGCCATAGCCCGAGCAGCAGCGTGGCGTATTCGGCGATGGCGGTCGCCGTCGCCGCCCCCTGCACGTTCCAGCCCAGCCCCATCACCAGCCAGATATCCAGCACGATGTTCAGCAGGTTGCCGACGATCAACAGGATCACCGGCGCGCGCACGTACTGCACGCCGAGCAGCCAGCCGAGGATCACCATATTGGCCAGCGCCGCCGGGGCGCTCAGCCAACGGATCTCAAGAAACAGCCGCGCCTGCCGCAGTACCTCGGCGTCGCCGCCGACGATCCCCAGCGCCGCATCAATCAGCGGCTGGCGCAACAGCACAATGGCCAGCCCGGCCAGCACCGCCAACAGCAGCGGCTGCATAAAGGCGCGCGCCAGCGCCTGCGGGTTCTGCGCCCCCAGCGCCTGTGCGGCCAAGCCGGTGGTGCTCATGCGCAGGAACAGCAACAGCATAAACAGGAAGCTGGTGGCCATGGCGCCGATCGCCACGCCGCCGAGATAGGTCGGGCTATCGAGATGGCCGATCACCGCGGTATCCACCAGCCCGAGCAGCGGCACGGTAATATTGGAAAAAATCATCGGCAGGGCGAGACGCCACAGGGCTTTATCGGTGTCGCTGGTGAAGGCGGAAAAGGCGGAGATCAGGCGCATGGTGAAATGTTCCCGTGGATACCCTTCATCTTACCAAGCTGCAGGCGTGTCGGCTGCGCATTGAAAGCGATTGGGCACGATATTGAATCAGAAATGACATCGCCCCAAAGCAGGGGCGATTTAAATCGGGGGACGACCGTTCGGGCGCGGCGGTTAAATCCAGTCGCCGTTGCGGATCACGCCGACCGCCAGGCCTTCGATGGTGAAATTCTGCTGACGCAGATCGACCACGATCGGTTGGAATTCGCTGTTTTCCGGCAGCAGTTCAACCACGTTGCCGTGTTTTTTCAGGCGTTTGACCGTGACTTCGTCCTCAATGCGCGCCACCACCACCTGGCCGTTGCGCACGTCCTGAGTCTTGTGCACCGCCAGCAGATCGCCGTCCAGAATGCCGATGTCGCGCATCGACATGCCGTTGACCCGCAGCAGGAAATCCGCGTTCGGTTTGAACAGCGAAGGATCCACCTTGTAGTGGCCTTCGATATGCTGTTGCGCCAGCAGCGGCTCGCCGGCGGCCACCCGGCCGATCAGCGGCAGGCCTTCTTCATCTTCCATCAGCAGGCGGATGCCGCGTGACGCGCCGGAGACGATCTCGATCACCCCTTTGCGCGCCAGCGCCTTCAGGTGTTCTTCGGCGGCATTTGGCGAGCGGAACCCCAGACGCATAGCGATCTCGGCACGCGTCGGCGGCATGCCCGTCTGCGAAATATGATCGCGAATCAGATCATAGACCTCTTGCTGTCTGGTAGTTAGTGCTTTCATTCCGCCCCCTGTTTGTTTATACAGTCTTGCTGTGAGTATATACAGGTAAGCGCGGATTGGGAACCGAAGAATGAATAAAAATCAGGGATTAGCGCCCCGCTCAAAGGAAGTGTTGCCACAGCACCGAGCCCCAGACGAACAGCGCCAGCAGGATCGCCAGCGACACCGCCGCCGACCCCATGTCCTTCGCCCGGCCGGAGAGCTCATGATGCTCGCTGCCGATGCGGTCGACCACCGCCTCGATCGCGCTGTTCAGGATCTCGACGATCATCACCAGCGCCACCGATCCGATCAACAAAATGCGCGCTATCGCACCCACATCCAGCCAGATCGCCAGTATGATGGCCAGCAGGGTCGCCACCAGCTCCTGGCGGAACGCCGCCTCGTGCTGCCAGGCGGCGGAAAGTCCTTTATAAGAGTAGCCGGCGGCTTTAATAATACGGGTCAGGCCGGTTGCTTGGTTCGCCATGTTTTCGGTGCCTTTCTCAGAGGTAAGTCATAATAAAAAGAGTCTAGATCAGCCAGCGTTATCGGCTCTCGGTTTTCCAACACCACAGATCTGCTACCCGGTTTCTGGTATGCTTGCGGCGCATTGCTAACAAGAGGCTTCACGTTGTTATGTCAGGTTGGCGTAAAATTTATTATAAATTATTGAATTTACCACTCAAATTGTTGGTAAGAAGTAAGGTTATCCCTTCAGATCCGGTCACGGAATTAGGGTTGGATCCCTCACGGCCGATTTTGTATGTTTTGCCTTATAATTCCAAGGCGGATTTGCTGACGCTGCGCACTCAGTGCCTGGCGCAGGATCTGCCCGACCCCCTCAACCCGCTGGAAATTGACGGCACGGTGCTGCCGAGCCACGTGTTCATTCACGACGGCCCGCGCGTGTTCCGCTACTACACGCCGAAGGAAGAGTCGGTAAAGCTGTTCCACGACTACCTGGACCTGCACCGCAACAATCCGGATCTCGACATCCAGATGCTGCCGGTCTCGGTGATGTTTGGCCGCTCGCCGGGCCGCGAAGGGCAAGGCACGCCGCATCTGCGCCTGCTGAACGGCGTGCAGAAATTCTTCGCCGTGCTGTGGCTCGGCCGCGACAGCTTCGTGCGCTTCTCCAATACCGTCTCGCTGCGCCGCATGGCCTCCGAACACGGCACGGATAAAATCATCGCGCAGAAGCTGGCGCGCGTGGCGCGCATGCACTTCTCGCGCCAGCGCCTGGCCGCGGTCGGCCCAAGCCTGCCGGCGCGTCAGGATCTGTTCAACAAGCTGCTGGCGTCCAAGGCGATCGAAAAAGCGGTCGAGGACGAGGCGCGCAGCAAGAAGATTTCCCACGAAAAAGCCCAGCAGAACGCCATCGCGCTGATGGAAGAGATCGCCGCCGACTTCTCCTACGAGACCGTGCGCCTCTCCGACCGCGTGCTGAGCTGGACCTGGAACCGGCTGTATCAGGGCATCAACGTCACCAACGCCGAACGCGTGCGCCAGCTGGCGCAGG
Proteins encoded in this region:
- a CDS encoding diacylglycerol kinase yields the protein MANQATGLTRIIKAAGYSYKGLSAAWQHEAAFRQELVATLLAIILAIWLDVGAIARILLIGSVALVMIVEILNSAIEAVVDRIGSEHHELSGRAKDMGSAAVSLAILLALFVWGSVLWQHFL
- the dinF gene encoding MATE family efflux transporter DinF; this translates as MRLISAFSAFTSDTDKALWRLALPMIFSNITVPLLGLVDTAVIGHLDSPTYLGGVAIGAMATSFLFMLLLFLRMSTTGLAAQALGAQNPQALARAFMQPLLLAVLAGLAIVLLRQPLIDAALGIVGGDAEVLRQARLFLEIRWLSAPAALANMVILGWLLGVQYVRAPVILLIVGNLLNIVLDIWLVMGLGWNVQGAATATAIAEYATLLLGLWLSWRVMRLRGISPPMLQQAWRGNLRRLLALNRDIMLRSLLLQLCFASLTIFGARLGSEVVAVNAVLMNLLTFTAYALDGFAYAVEAHSGHAYGARDDRQLRRIWRAACRQACLVALAFGAAYAVAGQQIVAALTSLPELRALANHYLPWQVALPLVGVWCYLLDGMFIGATRGAEMRNSMAVAAAGYGLTLFSVPLLGNHGLWLALAVFLSLRGLSLGWIWHRHRVRGSWFSAT
- a CDS encoding CsbD family protein, with amino-acid sequence MNKDQADGNWKQFKGKVKEQWGKLTDDDLAVIEGKREQLVGKIQERYGYQKEAAEKEVKSWEDHNKYRW
- the dusA gene encoding tRNA dihydrouridine(20/20a) synthase DusA, with protein sequence MTKDNHAPTYAANRFSIAPMLDWTDRHCRYFHRLLTKETLLYTEMVTTGAIIHGKGDYLAYSEEEHPVALQLGGSDPAALAHCAKLAEQRGYDEINLNVGCPSDRVQNGMFGACLMGQATLVADCIKAMRDAVSIPVTVKTRIGIDEQDSYEFLCDFIATVAGRGECDMFTIHARKAWLSGLSPKENREVPPLDYPRVYRLKRDFPALTIAINGGVKTLEEARQHLQHLDGVMMGREAYQNPGILARVDSELFGARSEVQDSVAIIESLYPYIERELSNGTYLGHITRHILGLFQGVPGARQWRRHLSENAHKPGADVRVVEAALDLVRLPRTEVA
- the zur gene encoding zinc uptake transcriptional repressor Zur, which codes for MNSTTQEKLLAQAEQLCQQRNVRLTPQRLEVLRLMAQQPGAISAYDLLDLLRVVEPQAKPPTVYRALDFLLEQGFIHRVESANSYVLCHHFEQPMHTSALFICDRCGQVTERTTEGVEDTLQKLAQESGFALRHSVVEAHGLCAGCVEVEACDSKHDCGEHDHSIAIKKK
- the lexA gene encoding transcriptional repressor LexA, with translation MKALTTRQQEVYDLIRDHISQTGMPPTRAEIAMRLGFRSPNAAEEHLKALARKGVIEIVSGASRGIRLLMEDEEGLPLIGRVAAGEPLLAQQHIEGHYKVDPSLFKPNADFLLRVNGMSMRDIGILDGDLLAVHKTQDVRNGQVVVARIEDEVTVKRLKKHGNVVELLPENSEFQPIVVDLRQQNFTIEGLAVGVIRNGDWI
- the pspG gene encoding envelope stress response protein PspG, translated to MLELFFLVGFVVMLMVTGISLLGVLAALLAAAAFMLLGGLFAMVFKLLPWLILAVVGVWIYRSMQKSPIRRY
- a CDS encoding quinone oxidoreductase — translated: MAKRIQFSATGGPEVLQYVDFTPRDPAAGEVQVENKAIGINYIDTYVRSGLYAPASLPSGLGTEAAGVVVKVGAGVSAVKPGDRVVYAQSALGAYSEIHNVPEEKVALLPHNLSFEQGAAAFLKGLTVHYLLRQTHEVQPGEVFLFHAAAGGVGLIACQWAKALGARLIGSVGSDEKAALAKQAGAWATINYHKEDIAQRVAELTQGEKVGVVYDSVGKSTWQASLNSLKRRGLMVSFGNASGPVTGVDLALLNQKGSLYVTRPSLNGYITNRAELQYASNELFSLIGSGAIKVEVKEQQKFALADAQRAHQVLESRSTSGSSLLIP